A part of Synchiropus splendidus isolate RoL2022-P1 chromosome 19, RoL_Sspl_1.0, whole genome shotgun sequence genomic DNA contains:
- the mapk8ip3 gene encoding C-Jun-amino-terminal kinase-interacting protein 3 isoform X6 — translation MMEIQIDEVVYQDDYGPGSVMSERVSGLANSIYREFERLIRSYDEEVVKELMPLVVNVLENLDAVLTENQEHEVELELLKEDNEQLITQYEREKSLRKQAEEKFIEFEDSLEAEKKDLQMQVEFLELQGKQLELKSKNYSDQITRLEERESDMKKEYNALHQRHTEMIQTYVEHIERSKLQQTGSNSESGGPGCGRTKADRPPSLSLYPGGEGMVRGGLGGARMMPGKDIWQVSELGQSIFSSAYQEDGSESDSVAATPSSTGSKSNTPTSSVPSASVTPINEGFLPQTDFDVMRGNHGRKSAKRLSRNMEVQVSQETRNVSIGMGSSDEWSEFQEIIDSTPELDMCVDPRIYGGGNSPSQGIVNEAFGINTDSLYHEIKDAKSDIIGDVDAGAELLGEFSVRDDFFGMGKEVENLLTENKQLLETKNALNIVKNDLIAKVDELSSEQEVLREELEAVRQSKNKVDARVKELEEELRRLRAEALGASRDSKDEAGDDFSSPMQDGDMTMTQRRRFTRVEMARVLMERNQYKERLMELQEAVRWTEMIRASRESPAIQEKKKSTIWQFFARLFSSSSSPPPAKRPYSSVNIHYKSPSPAGFSQRRSHTMCQISTSNRTLEFFPEDDSVMLARREQRREQYRQVREHMRRDDGIMHACGWSVPSRLKQTTNEKDDNRMKNVPVPVYCRPLVEKDPNRKLWCAAGVDLAGWRASSQDSGPVKALLPGSDPLRADEEAGDKKSNSSPEKKKTKELQETDSMNSRVWILTSTHSASKVVIIDANQPGSLVDQFNVSNAHILCISSVPAASESDYPAGEIILDPGDGGSGGGDDTGSVEGMLAGITLVGCATNCSVARSNCSSRTDTPIVDKNQAPTAPPVNGKIHPAQSAEEATEATEVSESTASNPDLGSGPPGPFTEHVFTDPPRPADASDRSSQSKEDSNVHTDADNADDAKNCTSVAPTMWLGAQNGWLYVHSAVGNWKKCLHSIKLKDSVLSLVHVKGRVLVALADGTLAIFHRSEDGQWDLSNYHLMDLGHPHHSIRCMAVVHDKVWCGYKNKIHVIQPKSMQTEKTFDAHPRRESQVRQLAWLGDGVWVSIRLDSTLRLYHAHTHQHLQDVDIEPYVSKMLGTGKLGFSFVRITALLIGGNRLWVGTGNGVIISIPLTETVVLHRGQLLGLRANKVSPTSSGGVIHVYGDDGSEKSSGSFIPYCSMAQAQLCFHGHRDAVKFFVSVPGNVLATLNGSVLDSPSEGQGSSAPAETETQALQNVLVLSGGEGYIDFRIGDGEDDETEEGSSNSRSTEIKPGLSKAERSHIIVWQVSYVPE, via the exons ATGATGGAGATTCAGATCGACGAGGTGGTTTACCAGGACGACTACGGCCCCGGGTCAGTCATGTCGGAGCGAGTGTCCGGACTGGCCAACAGCATCTACCGGGAGTTCGAGCGCCTCATCCGGAGCTATGacgaggaggtggtgaaggagctgATGCCGCTGGTGGTCAACGTCCTGGAGAACCTGGACGCGGTGCTGACGGAGAACCAGGAGCACGAAGTGGAGCTGGAGCTTCTCAAGGAGGACAACGAGCAGCTCATCACCCAGTACGAGCGGGAGAAGTCGCTGAGGAAGCAGGCGGAGGAG AAATTCATTGAATTTGAGGATTCActggaggcagagaagaaggaTCTGCAGATGCAGGTGGAGTTTCTGGAGCTGCAGGGGAAACAGCTGGAACTGAAGTCCAAGAATTATTCGGATCAAA TCACTCGACTGGAGGAGCGAGAGTCAGACATGAAGAAAGAGTATAACGCTCTGCACCAGCGCCACACTGAG ATGATCCAGACCTACGTGGAACACATAGAGCGGTCCAAACTGCAGCAGACAGGAAGCAACAGCGAGTCAGGAGGACCTGGCTGTGGACGCAC CAAAGCGGACCGCCCACCATCGTTGAGCCTTTACCCTGGTGGCGAGGGAATGGTACGTGGGGGTCTCGGGGGGGCTAGGATGATGCCCGGGAAAGACATCTGGCAGGTCAGCGAGCTCGGCCAGTccatcttcagctctgcctATCAG GAGGATGGATCTGAGTCCGACTCGGTGGCAGCGACACCCAGCAGCACGGGGAGCAAGTCCAACACGCCCACCTCCTCCGTCCCCTCCGCCTCGGTCACCCCCATCAACGAGGGCTTCCTCCCTCAAACGGATTTCGACGTCATGCGGGGGAACCATGGCCGCAAAAGTGCCAAGCGCCTCAGTAGGAACATGGAGGTCCAGGTCTCCCAGGAGACCAGGAACGTGAGCATCG GAATGGGGAGCAGCGATGAGTGGTCGGAATTTCAGGAGATCATTGACTCGACCCCTGAGCTGGACATGTGTGTGGACCCTCGCATATACGGAGGAGGAAACAG CCCGTCCCAAGGGATCGTGAACGAGGCCTTTGGCATCAACACTGACTCTCTCTACCACGAAATCAAAGACGCCAAGTCCGACATCATCGGAGACGTGGACGCCGGCGCCGAACTCCTCG GCGAGTTCTCAG TGCGTGACGATTTCTTCG GGATGGGCAAGGAGGTAGAGAACCTGCTGACGGAGAACAAGCAGCTCCTGGAGACCAA AAACGCTCTCAACATCGTGAAAAACGATCTTATTGCCAAAGTGGACGAGCTGTCCAGTGAGCAGGAGGTGCtgagggaggagctggaggcggTGCGACAGTCCAAAAATAAAGTGGACGCCCGAGtcaaagagctggaggaggagctcagGAG GTTAAGAGCAGAGGCTCTTGGTGCGTCACGGGACTCCAAGGACGAAGCAGGCGATGAT TTCTCATCACCCATGCAGGACGGGGACATGACCATGACTCAGCGACGGCGGTTCACTCGGGTGGAGATGGCTCGAGTACTGATGGAGAGAAACCAGTACAAAGAGCGATtgatggagctgcaggaggccgTGCGGTGGACGGAGATGATCCG GGCGTCTCGTGAGAGTCCAGCAAtccaggagaagaagaagtccACGATCTGGCAGTT CTTCGCTCGTCTCTTCAGCTCATCCTCCAGCCCTCCACCAGCCAAGCGTCCGTACAGCAGCGTCAACATCCACTACAAGTCTCCCTCCCCGGCCGGCTTCTCTCAGCGCCGCAGCCACACCATGTGTCAGATCTCCACCTCCAACCGCACACTGGAGTTCTTCCCTGAAGA TGACTCCGTTATGTTGGCCCGCCGTGAGCAGCGGCGTGAACAGTACCGCCAGGTCCGAGAGCACATGCGACGCGATGACGGCATCATGCACGCGTGCGGCTGGAGCGTGCCGTCTCGCCTCAAGCAG ACCACGAACGAAAAAGATGATAACCGAATGAAGAATGTTCCAGTACCAGTGTACTGTCGTCCGCTGGTAGAGAAGGACCCGAACAGAAag cTGTGGTGTGCAGCAGGAGTGGACCTGGCTGGGTGGAGGGCCAGCAGCCAGGACTCCGGCCCAGTGAAGGCCTTGTTGCCGGGCAGCGACCCCTTACGTGCGGATGAGGAGGCTGGAGACAAGAAGAGTAACAGCTCTcctgagaagaagaag aCGAAGGAGCTTCAGGAAACGGACTCGATGAACAGCCGAGTGTGGATCCTGACTAGCACCCACTCTGCCAGCAAGGTAGTGATCATCGATGCCAACCAGCCGGGCTCGCTGGTCGACCAGTTCAACGTCAGCAATGCTCACATACTCTGCATCTCCAGCGTGCCTG CTGCCAGCGAGAGCGACTACCCGGCAGGTGAGATCATCTTGGATCCCGGTGATGGTGGCTCGGGTGGCGGTGACGACACCGGCAGCGTGGAGGGCATGCTGGCAGGCATCACACTAGTGGGCTGTGCCACCAACTGCAGTGTTGCCCGTAGCAACTGCTCGTCACGGACCGACACGCCCATCGTTGACAAAAACCAAG CTCCCACCGCTCCTCCTGTCAACGGAAAGATCCATCCCGCCCAGTCGGCTGAGGAAGCCACAGAGGCCACCGAGGTCTCTGAGTCCACGGCCAGCAACCCAGACCTGGGCTCGGGACCTCCTGGTCCGTTTACCGAACACGTGTTCACTGATCCACCTCGACCAGCTGATGCTTCGGACAG ATCGAGCCAATCCAAAGAAGATTCAAATGTCCACACAGACGCAGACAATGCTGACGATGCAAAGAATTGCACTAGTGTTGCACCTACCATGTGGCTCGGGGCGCAAAATGGCTG GCTTTATGTCCACTCAGCAGTTGGCAACTGGAAGAAGTGTCTCCACTCCATCAAGCTCAAAGACTCGGTGCTAAGTCTTGT GCATGTGAAGGGCCGCGTACTGGTTGCCCTCGCAGATGGGACCCTGGCAATATTCCACCGATCAGAAG ATGGCCAGTGGGATTTGTCTAACTACCACCTGATGGACCTGGGTCACCCACATCACTCCATCCGCTGCATGGCTGTGGTCCATGACAAGGTGTGGTGCGGCTACAAGAACAAGATCCACGTGATCCAGCCAAAGAGCATGCAGACCGAG AAGACCTTCGATGCCCACCCTCGGCGGGAGAGCCAGGTGCGGCAGCTGGCGTGGCTCGGCGACGGCGTGTGGGTGTCGATCCGACTGGACTCGACTCTCCGTCTGTACCACGCGCACACGCACCAGCACCTGCAGGATGTGGACATCGAGCCGTACGTCAGCAAGATGCTCG GAACCGGCAAGCTGGGCTTCTCCTTTGTGCGAATCACAGCCCTGCTGATCGGTGGGAATCGTCTTTGGGTTGGCACTGGGAATGGGGTCATCATCTCCATCCCTCTGACGGAAA CGGTGGTCCTTCACCGGGGACAGCTCCTGGGTTTGAGGG CCAATAAGGTGTCCCCGACATCTTCCGGGGGAGTGATTCACGTATATGGCGACGACGGCTCGGAGAAAAGCAGCGGCAGCTTCATCCCCTACTGCTCCATGGCCCAGGCCCAGCTCTGTTTCCACGGACACCGGGACGCCGTCAAGTTCTTCGTCTCAGTTCCAG GGAACGTTCTGGCCACGCTGAACGGCAGCGTGCTGGACAGTCCGTCAGAAGGTCAGGGATCTTCTGCGCCAGCTGAAACCGAGACCCAGGCACTTCAAAACGTGCTGGTGCTGAGTGGGGGAGAGGGATACATCGACTTCCGTATCG GAGACGGAGAAGATGATGAGACAGAGGAAGGAAGCAGCAACAGCCGGTCAACTGAGATCAAACCGGGTCTGTCCAAGGCAGAGCGCAGCCACATCATTGTCTGGCAGGTTTCCTACGTCCCCGAGTGA
- the mapk8ip3 gene encoding C-Jun-amino-terminal kinase-interacting protein 3 isoform X7 → MMEIQIDEVVYQDDYGPGSVMSERVSGLANSIYREFERLIRSYDEEVVKELMPLVVNVLENLDAVLTENQEHEVELELLKEDNEQLITQYEREKSLRKQAEEKFIEFEDSLEAEKKDLQMQVEFLELQGKQLELKSKNYSDQITRLEERESDMKKEYNALHQRHTEMIQTYVEHIERSKLQQTGSNSESGGPGCGRTKADRPPSLSLYPGGEGMVRGGLGGARMMPGKDIWQVSELGQSIFSSAYQEDGSESDSVAATPSSTGSKSNTPTSSVPSASVTPINEGFLPQTDFDVMRGNHGRKSAKRLSRNMEVQVSQETRNVSIGMGSSDEWSEFQEIIDSTPELDMCVDPRIYGGGNSPSQGIVNEAFGINTDSLYHEIKDAKSDIIGDVDAGAELLGEFSGMGKEVENLLTENKQLLETKNALNIVKNDLIAKVDELSSEQEVLREELEAVRQSKNKVDARVKELEEELRRLRAEALGASRDSKDEAGDDFSSPMQDGDMTMTQRRRFTRVEMARVLMERNQYKERLMELQEAVRWTEMIRASRESPAIQEKKKSTIWQFFARLFSSSSSPPPAKRPYSSVNIHYKSPSPAGFSQRRSHTMCQISTSNRTLEFFPEDDSVMLARREQRREQYRQVREHMRRDDGIMHACGWSVPSRLKQTTNEKDDNRMKNVPVPVYCRPLVEKDPNRKLWCAAGVDLAGWRASSQDSGPVKALLPGSDPLRADEEAGDKKSNSSPEKKKTKELQETDSMNSRVWILTSTHSASKVVIIDANQPGSLVDQFNVSNAHILCISSVPAASESDYPAGEIILDPGDGGSGGGDDTGSVEGMLAGITLVGCATNCSVARSNCSSRTDTPIVDKNQAPTAPPVNGKIHPAQSAEEATEATEVSESTASNPDLGSGPPGPFTEHVFTDPPRPADASDRSSQSKEDSNVHTDADNADDAKNCTSVAPTMWLGAQNGWLYVHSAVGNWKKCLHSIKLKDSVLSLVHVKGRVLVALADGTLAIFHRSEDGQWDLSNYHLMDLGHPHHSIRCMAVVHDKVWCGYKNKIHVIQPKSMQTEKTFDAHPRRESQVRQLAWLGDGVWVSIRLDSTLRLYHAHTHQHLQDVDIEPYVSKMLGTGKLGFSFVRITALLIGGNRLWVGTGNGVIISIPLTETVVLHRGQLLGLRANKVSPTSSGGVIHVYGDDGSEKSSGSFIPYCSMAQAQLCFHGHRDAVKFFVSVPGNVLATLNGSVLDSPSEGQGSSAPAETETQALQNVLVLSGGEGYIDFRIGDGEDDETEEGSSNSRSTEIKPGLSKAERSHIIVWQVSYVPE, encoded by the exons ATGATGGAGATTCAGATCGACGAGGTGGTTTACCAGGACGACTACGGCCCCGGGTCAGTCATGTCGGAGCGAGTGTCCGGACTGGCCAACAGCATCTACCGGGAGTTCGAGCGCCTCATCCGGAGCTATGacgaggaggtggtgaaggagctgATGCCGCTGGTGGTCAACGTCCTGGAGAACCTGGACGCGGTGCTGACGGAGAACCAGGAGCACGAAGTGGAGCTGGAGCTTCTCAAGGAGGACAACGAGCAGCTCATCACCCAGTACGAGCGGGAGAAGTCGCTGAGGAAGCAGGCGGAGGAG AAATTCATTGAATTTGAGGATTCActggaggcagagaagaaggaTCTGCAGATGCAGGTGGAGTTTCTGGAGCTGCAGGGGAAACAGCTGGAACTGAAGTCCAAGAATTATTCGGATCAAA TCACTCGACTGGAGGAGCGAGAGTCAGACATGAAGAAAGAGTATAACGCTCTGCACCAGCGCCACACTGAG ATGATCCAGACCTACGTGGAACACATAGAGCGGTCCAAACTGCAGCAGACAGGAAGCAACAGCGAGTCAGGAGGACCTGGCTGTGGACGCAC CAAAGCGGACCGCCCACCATCGTTGAGCCTTTACCCTGGTGGCGAGGGAATGGTACGTGGGGGTCTCGGGGGGGCTAGGATGATGCCCGGGAAAGACATCTGGCAGGTCAGCGAGCTCGGCCAGTccatcttcagctctgcctATCAG GAGGATGGATCTGAGTCCGACTCGGTGGCAGCGACACCCAGCAGCACGGGGAGCAAGTCCAACACGCCCACCTCCTCCGTCCCCTCCGCCTCGGTCACCCCCATCAACGAGGGCTTCCTCCCTCAAACGGATTTCGACGTCATGCGGGGGAACCATGGCCGCAAAAGTGCCAAGCGCCTCAGTAGGAACATGGAGGTCCAGGTCTCCCAGGAGACCAGGAACGTGAGCATCG GAATGGGGAGCAGCGATGAGTGGTCGGAATTTCAGGAGATCATTGACTCGACCCCTGAGCTGGACATGTGTGTGGACCCTCGCATATACGGAGGAGGAAACAG CCCGTCCCAAGGGATCGTGAACGAGGCCTTTGGCATCAACACTGACTCTCTCTACCACGAAATCAAAGACGCCAAGTCCGACATCATCGGAGACGTGGACGCCGGCGCCGAACTCCTCG GCGAGTTCTCAG GGATGGGCAAGGAGGTAGAGAACCTGCTGACGGAGAACAAGCAGCTCCTGGAGACCAA AAACGCTCTCAACATCGTGAAAAACGATCTTATTGCCAAAGTGGACGAGCTGTCCAGTGAGCAGGAGGTGCtgagggaggagctggaggcggTGCGACAGTCCAAAAATAAAGTGGACGCCCGAGtcaaagagctggaggaggagctcagGAG GTTAAGAGCAGAGGCTCTTGGTGCGTCACGGGACTCCAAGGACGAAGCAGGCGATGAT TTCTCATCACCCATGCAGGACGGGGACATGACCATGACTCAGCGACGGCGGTTCACTCGGGTGGAGATGGCTCGAGTACTGATGGAGAGAAACCAGTACAAAGAGCGATtgatggagctgcaggaggccgTGCGGTGGACGGAGATGATCCG GGCGTCTCGTGAGAGTCCAGCAAtccaggagaagaagaagtccACGATCTGGCAGTT CTTCGCTCGTCTCTTCAGCTCATCCTCCAGCCCTCCACCAGCCAAGCGTCCGTACAGCAGCGTCAACATCCACTACAAGTCTCCCTCCCCGGCCGGCTTCTCTCAGCGCCGCAGCCACACCATGTGTCAGATCTCCACCTCCAACCGCACACTGGAGTTCTTCCCTGAAGA TGACTCCGTTATGTTGGCCCGCCGTGAGCAGCGGCGTGAACAGTACCGCCAGGTCCGAGAGCACATGCGACGCGATGACGGCATCATGCACGCGTGCGGCTGGAGCGTGCCGTCTCGCCTCAAGCAG ACCACGAACGAAAAAGATGATAACCGAATGAAGAATGTTCCAGTACCAGTGTACTGTCGTCCGCTGGTAGAGAAGGACCCGAACAGAAag cTGTGGTGTGCAGCAGGAGTGGACCTGGCTGGGTGGAGGGCCAGCAGCCAGGACTCCGGCCCAGTGAAGGCCTTGTTGCCGGGCAGCGACCCCTTACGTGCGGATGAGGAGGCTGGAGACAAGAAGAGTAACAGCTCTcctgagaagaagaag aCGAAGGAGCTTCAGGAAACGGACTCGATGAACAGCCGAGTGTGGATCCTGACTAGCACCCACTCTGCCAGCAAGGTAGTGATCATCGATGCCAACCAGCCGGGCTCGCTGGTCGACCAGTTCAACGTCAGCAATGCTCACATACTCTGCATCTCCAGCGTGCCTG CTGCCAGCGAGAGCGACTACCCGGCAGGTGAGATCATCTTGGATCCCGGTGATGGTGGCTCGGGTGGCGGTGACGACACCGGCAGCGTGGAGGGCATGCTGGCAGGCATCACACTAGTGGGCTGTGCCACCAACTGCAGTGTTGCCCGTAGCAACTGCTCGTCACGGACCGACACGCCCATCGTTGACAAAAACCAAG CTCCCACCGCTCCTCCTGTCAACGGAAAGATCCATCCCGCCCAGTCGGCTGAGGAAGCCACAGAGGCCACCGAGGTCTCTGAGTCCACGGCCAGCAACCCAGACCTGGGCTCGGGACCTCCTGGTCCGTTTACCGAACACGTGTTCACTGATCCACCTCGACCAGCTGATGCTTCGGACAG ATCGAGCCAATCCAAAGAAGATTCAAATGTCCACACAGACGCAGACAATGCTGACGATGCAAAGAATTGCACTAGTGTTGCACCTACCATGTGGCTCGGGGCGCAAAATGGCTG GCTTTATGTCCACTCAGCAGTTGGCAACTGGAAGAAGTGTCTCCACTCCATCAAGCTCAAAGACTCGGTGCTAAGTCTTGT GCATGTGAAGGGCCGCGTACTGGTTGCCCTCGCAGATGGGACCCTGGCAATATTCCACCGATCAGAAG ATGGCCAGTGGGATTTGTCTAACTACCACCTGATGGACCTGGGTCACCCACATCACTCCATCCGCTGCATGGCTGTGGTCCATGACAAGGTGTGGTGCGGCTACAAGAACAAGATCCACGTGATCCAGCCAAAGAGCATGCAGACCGAG AAGACCTTCGATGCCCACCCTCGGCGGGAGAGCCAGGTGCGGCAGCTGGCGTGGCTCGGCGACGGCGTGTGGGTGTCGATCCGACTGGACTCGACTCTCCGTCTGTACCACGCGCACACGCACCAGCACCTGCAGGATGTGGACATCGAGCCGTACGTCAGCAAGATGCTCG GAACCGGCAAGCTGGGCTTCTCCTTTGTGCGAATCACAGCCCTGCTGATCGGTGGGAATCGTCTTTGGGTTGGCACTGGGAATGGGGTCATCATCTCCATCCCTCTGACGGAAA CGGTGGTCCTTCACCGGGGACAGCTCCTGGGTTTGAGGG CCAATAAGGTGTCCCCGACATCTTCCGGGGGAGTGATTCACGTATATGGCGACGACGGCTCGGAGAAAAGCAGCGGCAGCTTCATCCCCTACTGCTCCATGGCCCAGGCCCAGCTCTGTTTCCACGGACACCGGGACGCCGTCAAGTTCTTCGTCTCAGTTCCAG GGAACGTTCTGGCCACGCTGAACGGCAGCGTGCTGGACAGTCCGTCAGAAGGTCAGGGATCTTCTGCGCCAGCTGAAACCGAGACCCAGGCACTTCAAAACGTGCTGGTGCTGAGTGGGGGAGAGGGATACATCGACTTCCGTATCG GAGACGGAGAAGATGATGAGACAGAGGAAGGAAGCAGCAACAGCCGGTCAACTGAGATCAAACCGGGTCTGTCCAAGGCAGAGCGCAGCCACATCATTGTCTGGCAGGTTTCCTACGTCCCCGAGTGA